In Kocuria turfanensis, a single genomic region encodes these proteins:
- a CDS encoding bifunctional proline dehydrogenase/L-glutamate gamma-semialdehyde dehydrogenase codes for MTTIPVPATAHTPAEPSSGRTLPHAAIPASLPEQAVATVRRWLTEAEQFPKDASGEQLAGVLKDPSGLDFTVGFVDGVIRPEDIKVAARNLARLAPRVPGFLPWYLRTAVRTGGALAPVAPQVVIPAARKALREMVGHLIVDASEAKLGKSIAKIRTDDVRLNVNLLGEAVLGEREADRRLQGTHDLLARPDVDYVSIKVSSTVAPHSAWAFDEAVAEVVEKLTPLYARAVSFSTPKFINLDMEEYKDLDMTLAVFTRILDQPQFQDLEAGIVLQTYLPDALQAMIRLQEWAQARRAAGGARVKVRVVKGANLPMEQVEASLHDWPLATWGTKQDSDTHYKRVLNYALQPEHADAVRIGVAGHNLFDIAFAWLLASERGVTEAIDFEMLLGMATGQAQAVKRDVGSLLLYTPVVHPAEFDVAIAYLIRRLEEGASQENFMSAVFELSANEELFEREKNRFLASLAALDDTVPLPHRTQDRRLPELPAPTDGFANTPDTDPAVAANRDWGRAILDRVPGSTAGTATVAAAALQTEEQLDRVIDAALAAGRGWAALTGAQRAEVLHRAGEALAARRAELLEVAAAEAGKTLDQADPEISEAIDFAHYYAERARELDEVDGATFLPSRLTVVTPPWNFPVAIPAGSALAALAAGSPVVFKPAGPTKRCGAVVAEAIWEALDASGIPRDVLALVDLEERALGRQLISHPSVDRLILTGAYETAELFRSFRSDLPLLAETSGKNALVVTPSADFDLAAKDVAYSAFGHAGQKCSAASLVILVGSVAKSKRFRNQLVDAVSSLTVDYPTNPAAQMGPLTEPAEGKLLQALTTLEDGQSWLIEPQQLDDTGKLWSPGVRTGVQRGSEFHLVEYFGPVLGVMTAETLEEAVAIQNEVDYGLTGGLHSLDPEEIGYWLEHVQAGNVYVNRGITGAIVQRQPFGGWKKSAVGPGTKAGGPSYLMGLGEWEPAPLRGDGRPVTDAAVADLLAAARAGRAGVTEQEAGTLEQALRSDEAAWAEEFGVARDVSQLYAERNVFRYLPLPVTVRLSEGEPLADLLRVVGAGLRAGAELSVSSALELPAAVRSVLTGRGVPVRVEDDAAWLARAAELGGGRVRLIGGDRAAFIAATGSRPDVAVYAHPVTGAGRVEMLPFLHEQAVSITAHRFGTPNHLTDELI; via the coding sequence ATGACGACGATCCCCGTCCCCGCGACCGCGCACACCCCCGCGGAGCCGTCGAGCGGACGCACCCTTCCCCACGCCGCGATCCCGGCGTCGCTGCCCGAGCAGGCCGTGGCCACGGTGCGCCGCTGGCTCACCGAGGCGGAGCAGTTCCCCAAGGACGCCTCGGGCGAGCAGCTGGCCGGGGTGCTCAAGGATCCCAGCGGGCTGGACTTCACGGTCGGCTTCGTCGACGGCGTGATCCGCCCGGAGGACATCAAGGTCGCCGCCCGCAACCTCGCCCGGCTCGCGCCCCGCGTCCCGGGCTTCCTGCCCTGGTACCTGCGCACCGCGGTGCGCACCGGCGGGGCCCTGGCCCCGGTCGCCCCGCAGGTCGTGATCCCGGCCGCCCGCAAGGCGTTGCGCGAGATGGTCGGACACCTCATCGTGGACGCCAGCGAGGCCAAGCTCGGGAAGTCGATCGCGAAGATCCGCACGGACGACGTCCGGCTCAACGTCAACCTCCTCGGCGAGGCCGTGCTCGGCGAGCGCGAGGCCGACCGCCGGCTGCAGGGCACCCACGACCTGCTGGCCCGCCCGGACGTGGACTACGTCTCCATCAAGGTCTCCTCCACCGTGGCCCCGCACTCCGCCTGGGCCTTCGACGAGGCCGTGGCCGAGGTCGTCGAGAAGCTCACCCCGCTCTACGCCCGGGCCGTCTCGTTCTCCACGCCGAAGTTCATCAACCTGGACATGGAGGAGTACAAGGACCTCGACATGACGCTGGCGGTGTTCACGCGGATCCTCGACCAGCCCCAGTTCCAGGACCTCGAGGCCGGCATCGTGCTGCAGACCTACCTGCCCGACGCCCTGCAGGCGATGATCCGCCTCCAGGAGTGGGCCCAGGCCCGCCGCGCGGCCGGCGGGGCGCGCGTCAAGGTCCGCGTGGTCAAGGGGGCGAACCTGCCCATGGAGCAGGTCGAGGCCTCCCTGCACGACTGGCCGCTGGCCACCTGGGGGACGAAGCAGGACTCGGACACCCACTACAAGCGCGTGCTCAACTACGCGCTGCAGCCGGAGCACGCCGACGCGGTCCGGATCGGCGTGGCCGGGCACAACCTCTTCGACATCGCCTTCGCCTGGCTGCTCGCCTCCGAGCGCGGGGTCACCGAGGCCATCGACTTCGAGATGCTGCTGGGCATGGCCACCGGCCAGGCTCAGGCCGTCAAGCGCGACGTCGGCTCCCTGCTGCTCTACACCCCGGTGGTGCACCCGGCCGAGTTCGACGTGGCCATCGCCTACCTGATCCGCCGGCTCGAGGAGGGCGCGAGCCAGGAGAACTTCATGTCCGCGGTCTTCGAGCTCTCCGCGAACGAGGAGCTCTTCGAGCGGGAGAAGAACCGCTTCCTCGCCTCGCTGGCCGCGCTCGACGACACCGTGCCGCTGCCCCACCGGACCCAGGACCGCCGGCTGCCCGAGCTGCCCGCGCCGACCGACGGCTTCGCCAACACCCCGGACACCGACCCGGCCGTGGCCGCCAACCGGGACTGGGGCCGGGCGATCCTCGACCGCGTTCCCGGGTCAACGGCCGGCACGGCGACCGTCGCCGCCGCGGCGCTGCAGACCGAGGAGCAGCTCGACCGCGTCATCGACGCCGCCCTCGCGGCCGGCCGCGGCTGGGCCGCGCTGACCGGCGCCCAGCGGGCCGAGGTGCTCCACCGGGCCGGGGAGGCCCTGGCGGCCCGCCGGGCGGAACTGCTCGAGGTCGCGGCCGCGGAGGCCGGCAAGACCCTCGACCAGGCGGACCCGGAGATCAGCGAGGCCATCGACTTCGCCCACTACTACGCCGAGCGCGCCCGGGAGCTGGACGAGGTCGACGGCGCGACCTTCCTGCCCTCCCGGCTCACCGTGGTGACCCCGCCGTGGAACTTCCCCGTGGCCATCCCGGCCGGCTCCGCCCTGGCCGCCCTGGCCGCCGGGTCCCCGGTGGTGTTCAAGCCGGCCGGCCCGACCAAGCGCTGCGGCGCCGTGGTGGCCGAGGCGATCTGGGAGGCCCTGGACGCCTCCGGGATTCCCCGGGACGTGCTCGCCCTCGTGGATCTCGAGGAGCGTGCCCTCGGCCGCCAGCTGATCTCCCACCCGTCGGTGGACCGCCTCATCCTCACCGGCGCCTACGAGACGGCGGAGCTGTTCCGTTCCTTCCGCTCCGACCTGCCGCTGCTGGCCGAGACCTCGGGCAAGAACGCCCTCGTCGTCACCCCCAGCGCCGACTTCGACCTCGCCGCCAAGGACGTCGCCTACTCCGCGTTCGGCCACGCCGGGCAGAAGTGCTCGGCGGCCTCCCTGGTGATCCTGGTCGGCTCGGTGGCGAAGTCCAAGCGGTTCCGCAACCAGCTGGTGGACGCGGTCAGCTCCCTCACCGTGGACTACCCGACCAACCCCGCCGCGCAGATGGGTCCGCTCACCGAGCCCGCCGAGGGCAAGCTGCTCCAGGCCCTGACCACCCTCGAGGACGGGCAGTCCTGGCTGATCGAGCCGCAGCAGCTGGACGACACGGGCAAGCTGTGGTCCCCGGGCGTGCGCACCGGGGTGCAGCGCGGCTCCGAGTTCCACCTGGTCGAGTACTTCGGCCCGGTGCTGGGGGTGATGACCGCCGAGACCCTGGAGGAGGCCGTGGCCATCCAGAACGAGGTCGACTACGGCCTCACCGGCGGGCTGCACTCCCTGGACCCGGAGGAGATCGGCTACTGGCTGGAGCACGTCCAGGCCGGCAACGTCTACGTCAACCGCGGGATCACCGGGGCCATCGTCCAGCGCCAGCCCTTCGGCGGCTGGAAGAAGTCCGCGGTGGGCCCGGGCACCAAGGCCGGCGGCCCCAGCTACCTCATGGGCCTGGGCGAGTGGGAGCCGGCGCCGCTGCGCGGGGACGGGCGTCCCGTGACCGACGCGGCCGTGGCCGATCTGCTCGCCGCCGCCCGTGCGGGCCGGGCCGGGGTCACGGAGCAGGAGGCCGGGACCCTCGAGCAGGCGCTGCGCAGTGACGAGGCCGCCTGGGCCGAGGAGTTCGGGGTGGCCCGGGACGTCTCGCAGCTCTACGCGGAGCGCAACGTCTTCCGCTACCTGCCGCTGCCGGTGACGGTGCGGCTGTCCGAGGGGGAGCCCCTGGCCGATCTGCTCCGCGTGGTCGGCGCCGGCCTGCGCGCCGGCGCGGAGCTCAGCGTCTCCTCGGCGCTCGAGCTGCCCGCGGCGGTGCGCTCCGTGCTCACCGGCCGCGGCGTGCCGGTCCGGGTCGAGGACGACGCCGCCTGGCTGGCTCGCGCCGCCGAGCTCGGCGGCGGGCGGGTCCGTCTCATCGGCGGGGACCGCGCGGCCTTCATCGCCGCGACCGGGTCCCGTCCCGACGTGGCCGTCTACGCCCACCCCGTCACGGGGGCCGGCCGGGTGGAGATGCTCCCGTTCCTGCACGAGCAGGCCGTGAGCATCACCGCCCACCGGTTCGGCACGCCCAACCACCTCACGGACGAGCTGATCTGA
- a CDS encoding LysR substrate-binding domain-containing protein, translated as MLDVRKLRLLRELALRGTLAEVAAALSYSPSAVSQQLSALEKEAGVELLSKAGRRVQLTPQAEILVARTAELLDVLERAESDLAASLSTVTGTVRVAVFQSAALALLPEVLGTMRREHPEVRVEMVQAEPERALYETWTREFDLVVAEQYPSHAAAHHPDLDRRRLITDAIRLAVPPGAEHASIASLQDAGGMPWVMEPRGAASRHWGEQLCRRAGFEPDVRFSTADLQAQTRLVESGNAVALMPDLMWAGGDSPCRLVDLPSGPRRTVFTSIRGSSVRRPAILALRAALEAVAAELAARMD; from the coding sequence GTGCTCGACGTGCGCAAGCTGCGCCTGCTGCGCGAACTGGCGCTGCGCGGCACCCTGGCCGAGGTGGCGGCGGCCCTGAGCTACAGCCCCTCGGCGGTCTCCCAGCAGCTCTCCGCCCTGGAGAAGGAGGCCGGGGTGGAGCTGCTCTCCAAGGCCGGCCGGCGGGTGCAGCTGACCCCGCAGGCGGAGATCCTGGTGGCGCGCACCGCCGAGCTGCTGGACGTCCTGGAGCGGGCCGAGTCGGACCTGGCGGCGTCGCTGAGCACGGTCACGGGCACGGTGCGGGTCGCCGTGTTCCAGTCGGCCGCCCTGGCGCTGCTGCCGGAGGTGCTGGGCACGATGCGCCGCGAGCACCCGGAGGTGCGGGTGGAGATGGTGCAGGCGGAGCCGGAGCGCGCCCTCTACGAGACCTGGACGCGCGAGTTCGACCTCGTGGTCGCGGAGCAGTACCCCAGCCACGCCGCCGCCCACCACCCCGATCTGGACCGGCGGCGGCTCATCACGGATGCCATCCGCCTGGCCGTTCCCCCCGGGGCGGAGCACGCGTCCATCGCCTCGCTGCAGGACGCCGGCGGGATGCCGTGGGTCATGGAGCCCCGGGGAGCGGCGTCGAGGCACTGGGGCGAGCAGCTGTGCCGGCGGGCGGGGTTCGAGCCGGACGTCCGGTTCTCCACGGCGGACCTGCAGGCCCAGACCCGGCTCGTGGAGTCGGGCAACGCCGTGGCCCTCATGCCGGACCTCATGTGGGCGGGCGGCGACTCGCCCTGCCGGCTGGTCGACCTGCCCTCCGGGCCGCGGCGGACGGTGTTCACCTCGATCCGCGGCTCGAGCGTGCGGCGCCCGGCGATCCTGGCCCTCCGCGCGGCGCTCGAGGCGGTGGCCGCCGAGCTCGCCGCGCGGATGGACTGA
- the idi gene encoding isopentenyl-diphosphate Delta-isomerase: MASHEAVPGAVPGAVEEVVLLDDAHRPVGTAPKAEVHTTDTPLHLAVSCYVLGDDGRLLLTRRALAKKTWPGVWTNSFCGHPAPGEDFEEAVARRAGQELGFAVTGVTEVLPDFRYRAVDASGIVENEFCPVYVARAAGQPQPLPAEVAEVAWITPEELFAAAEAAPFLLSPWLLEQIADGRLRRALTGPAAARP; the protein is encoded by the coding sequence ATGGCCAGCCACGAAGCCGTCCCCGGAGCCGTCCCCGGAGCCGTCGAGGAGGTCGTCCTGCTCGACGACGCCCACCGTCCCGTGGGCACCGCGCCCAAGGCGGAGGTGCACACCACGGACACCCCGCTGCACCTGGCGGTCTCGTGCTACGTCCTCGGCGACGACGGGCGGCTGCTGCTGACCCGCCGGGCCCTGGCCAAGAAGACCTGGCCCGGGGTGTGGACCAACAGCTTCTGCGGCCACCCGGCTCCCGGCGAGGACTTCGAGGAGGCCGTCGCCCGGCGGGCGGGCCAGGAGCTGGGCTTCGCGGTGACCGGGGTGACGGAGGTCCTGCCGGACTTCCGCTACCGGGCCGTGGACGCCTCCGGGATCGTGGAGAACGAGTTCTGCCCCGTCTACGTGGCGCGCGCCGCCGGGCAGCCGCAGCCGCTGCCGGCGGAGGTCGCGGAGGTCGCCTGGATCACCCCGGAGGAGCTCTTCGCCGCGGCCGAGGCCGCGCCGTTCCTGCTCAGCCCGTGGCTGCTGGAGCAGATCGCCGACGGCCGGCTGCGCCGGGCGCTCACCGGGCCGGCCGCCGCCCGCCCCTGA
- a CDS encoding pseudouridine synthase has protein sequence MRRRRPAPAPLPLRDGVDPVRVRLPAEDGWSTVRGWLLDRFPASAPELEELFASGGIVDDAGRSLAHDAPYVPGGSVWYHRALPAEPELPGDLPVLFEDEWLLAVDKPHGLPTTPRGGFVAQSALVKLRRARGEDRLSPLHRLDRGTAGVLLLSRDPATRGRFQTLFQDRAVAKEYEAVAVHRPGLGLPRVVESRIVKDRTCLQAREVPGPANARTVVDRAGPPFSDAEGEWARYRLRPETGRTHQIRVHLAGLGVPVRNDPLYPRVRPAGSEDPARPLQLLARRIGLTHPMTGRPLVLESRRALRSGTPA, from the coding sequence ATGCGACGACGTCGGCCCGCCCCCGCCCCTCTGCCCCTGCGGGACGGCGTGGACCCCGTCCGGGTCCGGCTGCCGGCGGAGGACGGGTGGAGCACGGTCCGGGGCTGGCTGCTGGACCGGTTCCCGGCCTCCGCCCCGGAGCTGGAGGAGCTCTTCGCGTCTGGGGGGATCGTCGACGACGCCGGGCGGTCCCTCGCCCACGACGCCCCGTACGTGCCCGGCGGGTCGGTCTGGTACCACCGGGCCCTGCCGGCCGAACCGGAGCTGCCCGGGGACCTGCCGGTGCTGTTCGAGGACGAGTGGCTGCTGGCCGTCGACAAGCCGCACGGTCTGCCCACCACTCCGCGCGGCGGGTTCGTGGCCCAGAGCGCGCTCGTGAAGCTGCGCCGCGCCCGCGGCGAGGACCGGCTCTCCCCGCTGCACCGGCTGGACCGCGGCACGGCCGGGGTGCTGCTGCTCTCCCGGGATCCCGCGACCCGCGGCCGGTTCCAGACCCTCTTCCAGGACCGGGCGGTGGCCAAGGAGTACGAGGCGGTCGCCGTGCACCGGCCCGGGCTCGGGCTGCCGCGCGTCGTGGAGTCCCGCATCGTCAAGGACCGCACGTGCCTGCAGGCGCGGGAGGTGCCGGGACCGGCCAACGCGCGCACCGTCGTCGACCGGGCGGGCCCCCCGTTCTCGGACGCCGAGGGCGAGTGGGCGCGCTACCGGCTGCGGCCCGAGACCGGGCGCACCCACCAGATCCGGGTGCACCTGGCCGGGCTGGGCGTCCCGGTCCGGAACGACCCCCTCTACCCGCGGGTGCGGCCGGCCGGCAGCGAGGACCCCGCCCGGCCGCTGCAGCTGCTGGCCCGGCGGATCGGCCTGACCCACCCGATGACGGGGCGCCCGCTCGTGCTCGAGAGCCGGCGTGCCCTGCGCAGCGGGACCCCCGCGTGA